A single window of Fusobacterium sp. DNA harbors:
- a CDS encoding patatin family protein → MKTGLVLEGGGMRGVYTVGVLDAFSKHNFMPDYLIGVSAGASNGVSYISKQKGRALRTNTEYINDKRYLSFYNLLTKGSLFGMDFLYDELPKTIDPFDYDAFFANPCDFKVGVTNAETGKAEFYRKNSLKDGSTVLKASASIPLVAPVVDYKGKKYLDGGTSSPIPVNEALKDGCDKLIVVLTRHRKFIKPAIRFQTLCSLMMRKYPAMMELLKRHHIVYRENQKEVARLEKEGKAWVIAPEKPLVIDRFEKNKEKLLVAYRQGFIDGENFLKKYRAEFEK, encoded by the coding sequence ATGAAGACAGGATTAGTATTAGAAGGTGGTGGAATGAGGGGGGTATATACAGTTGGGGTGCTGGATGCCTTTAGCAAACATAATTTTATGCCAGATTATCTAATTGGTGTATCAGCAGGAGCTTCAAATGGAGTATCATATATATCAAAACAAAAGGGAAGAGCTCTTCGTACAAATACTGAATATATTAATGATAAAAGATATTTAAGTTTTTATAATTTGTTGACAAAAGGTTCACTTTTTGGAATGGATTTTTTATATGATGAGCTTCCTAAAACTATAGATCCTTTTGATTATGATGCTTTTTTTGCAAATCCCTGTGATTTTAAGGTTGGAGTAACGAATGCAGAAACAGGCAAGGCTGAGTTTTATAGAAAAAATTCTTTAAAAGATGGGAGTACTGTGCTCAAAGCTTCAGCTTCTATACCTCTTGTAGCTCCTGTTGTAGATTATAAAGGAAAAAAATATCTTGATGGAGGAACATCAAGTCCTATACCAGTAAATGAGGCTCTGAAAGATGGGTGTGATAAGCTTATTGTTGTGCTTACACGCCATAGAAAATTTATAAAACCTGCCATAAGATTTCAGACTTTATGTTCTTTAATGATGAGAAAATATCCAGCAATGATGGAACTATTGAAAAGACACCATATAGTATATAGAGAGAATCAAAAAGAAGTAGCAAGATTGGAAAAAGAAGGAAAAGCATGGGTAATAGCACCAGAAAAGCCACTTGTAATAGATAGATTTGAAAAAAATAAAGAGAAACTTCTTGTAGCATATCGCCAAGGATTTATAGATGGAGAAAATTTTTTGAAAAAATATAGGGCAGAATTTGAAAAATAA
- a CDS encoding OmpA family protein — MNTKKVMSSFLLALMITGCTSSPFLDDTGSVNSKTKGTAGGAAAGALVGQLIGKDTKGTLIGAGVGALAGLGWGAYRDRQEQELRERLKNTEVQVSQNGDNLNLNLPGGVTFATDSSNIVSSFYGPLNSIATVLIQYPETRIIVNGYTDNVGSASYNVTLSEKRAASVRNYLIQQGVSARRISYVGYGMENPRATNNTAAGRAENRRVELEILPMN; from the coding sequence ATGAATACAAAAAAAGTTATGTCTAGTTTTTTACTAGCTTTAATGATCACTGGATGTACTTCTTCACCTTTTCTAGACGATACTGGTTCTGTAAATAGTAAAACTAAAGGAACTGCTGGAGGTGCAGCAGCAGGAGCTTTAGTAGGACAACTTATAGGAAAAGATACAAAAGGAACTCTTATTGGTGCTGGAGTAGGTGCCCTTGCTGGATTAGGATGGGGAGCTTATAGAGATCGTCAAGAGCAGGAACTTAGAGAACGTTTAAAAAATACTGAAGTACAAGTCAGCCAAAATGGAGATAATCTAAACTTAAATCTTCCAGGTGGAGTTACTTTTGCTACTGACAGTTCTAATATAGTTTCAAGTTTCTATGGACCATTAAATTCTATAGCAACTGTACTTATTCAATATCCAGAAACTAGAATCATAGTTAATGGTTATACTGATAATGTAGGAAGTGCAAGCTACAATGTAACTTTATCAGAAAAAAGAGCTGCTAGTGTTAGAAATTACCTTATTCAACAAGGTGTTTCTGCTAGAAGAATATCTTATGTAGGATATGGAATGGAAAATCCTAGAGCTACTAACAATACTGCTGCTGGAAGAGCTGAAAACAGAAGAGTGGAACTAGAAATTTTACCTATGAATTAA
- a CDS encoding L-lactate dehydrogenase, which translates to MINTRKIGIIGAGHVGSHCAFSMILQGICDDITFVDVNEEKAVAQALDCMDTLAFLPHKAIVKSGTIKDLADKDIIIICVGTIDNISKDRLFELDHSLKIIKSFVPEIIKTGFNGHFIVITNPVDIITYYVQQLSGLPYNQVIGTGTGLDSARLRRILSVETGIDARSIQAYMLGEHGDSQVAAFSSAFINGKSLFDLIAEKPEKFFNIDFEAIEKKTAETGWDILCGKNSTEFGIACVCSEIVRAIFHDEKKIIPCSAFLQGEYDTSNIYAGVPAVIGKDGIEYIIELPLNESEKKKLSNTFDIIKHHIERGKRAIED; encoded by the coding sequence ATGATCAATACAAGAAAAATAGGAATTATAGGTGCTGGGCATGTAGGAAGTCATTGTGCTTTTTCCATGATACTGCAAGGTATTTGTGATGATATAACTTTTGTAGATGTTAATGAAGAAAAAGCTGTAGCTCAAGCTCTAGACTGTATGGATACACTTGCTTTTCTTCCACATAAAGCCATTGTAAAAAGTGGTACGATAAAAGATTTAGCTGATAAAGATATTATAATAATATGTGTAGGCACTATTGATAATATTTCAAAAGATCGTCTTTTTGAACTTGATCATTCTTTAAAAATAATAAAATCATTTGTTCCTGAAATAATAAAAACAGGTTTTAATGGTCATTTTATAGTTATAACAAATCCTGTTGATATAATAACATATTATGTACAACAACTTTCAGGATTGCCATACAATCAAGTAATAGGAACTGGTACTGGTCTTGATTCTGCAAGACTTCGCAGAATATTAAGTGTTGAAACTGGAATAGATGCTCGCTCTATTCAAGCATACATGCTTGGAGAACATGGAGATTCTCAAGTAGCTGCATTTTCATCTGCTTTTATAAATGGAAAATCTCTTTTTGATCTTATAGCAGAAAAACCAGAAAAATTTTTTAATATAGATTTTGAAGCAATTGAAAAGAAAACAGCAGAAACTGGCTGGGATATTCTTTGTGGTAAAAATAGTACTGAGTTTGGAATTGCTTGTGTATGTTCTGAAATAGTCAGGGCTATTTTCCATGATGAGAAAAAAATCATCCCTTGTAGTGCTTTTCTTCAAGGAGAGTATGATACTTCTAATATATATGCTGGAGTTCCAGCTGTAATTGGAAAGGATGGTATAGAATATATAATAGAGCTTCCATTAAATGAATCAGAAAAGAAAAAGCTTTCTAATACTTTTGATATCATTAAGCATCATATAGAAAGAGGAAAAAGAGCAATAGAAGATTAA